One Spirochaetales bacterium DNA segment encodes these proteins:
- a CDS encoding 4Fe-4S binding protein, whose product MYYVNKEECTGCGTCINVCPKGAINVENNKAFIAVDICTECGRCYHVCPQEAIHSTSQLERDTNQNTNRGIFVPGFISGDAMGIGKRMGRGKGLGKGKRAGKARGRGRGRGGGGFQ is encoded by the coding sequence ATGTATTATGTAAATAAAGAAGAATGCACGGGATGCGGGACTTGTATCAATGTATGTCCGAAGGGTGCCATTAATGTGGAAAATAACAAAGCATTCATCGCTGTCGATATATGTACCGAATGCGGAAGATGTTATCACGTTTGTCCACAGGAAGCAATTCATTCGACGTCACAGTTGGAAAGAGATACGAATCAAAATACTAATCGTGGAATTTTTGTTCCGGGATTTATTTCAGGCGACGCTATGGGAATTGGCAAAAGAATGGGACGCGGCAAGGGATTGGGAAAAGGAAAACGCGCAGGAAAAGCAAGAGGGAGAGGAAGAGGAAGAGGCGGCGGGGGCTTTCAATAA
- a CDS encoding hydrogenase 3 maturation endopeptidase HyCI → MTAIGKSIKSFIKGNALVVGIGNCLKGDDGAGSLLAQQLSTGGRIDCLDAGVSIENYLGTIVKKKPDTLLIIDAVDFGASPGTIRVFERPNFPVTHVSTHGMSLHFFFDMLHQEGVTNIILIGIQPERVTLGEGLSAPVQSALDELYEILIRLLA, encoded by the coding sequence ATGACCGCGATTGGAAAAAGTATCAAATCGTTTATTAAAGGGAATGCACTCGTTGTCGGTATCGGAAATTGTCTGAAGGGGGATGACGGAGCAGGGAGTCTTTTAGCGCAGCAACTTTCAACCGGCGGCCGGATCGATTGTCTCGATGCGGGTGTAAGTATAGAAAACTATCTGGGCACGATCGTGAAAAAGAAGCCGGATACGCTTCTCATTATCGATGCCGTGGATTTCGGGGCCTCCCCGGGAACGATCCGGGTATTCGAGAGGCCGAATTTTCCGGTAACCCACGTTTCGACACACGGTATGTCGCTGCATTTTTTCTTCGACATGCTTCATCAAGAAGGCGTTACGAATATAATCCTTATCGGTATTCAGCCCGAACGTGTCACCCTGGGGGAAGGGTTGAGTGCACCTGTACAATCCGCACTCGATGAACTCTATGAAATCCTCATCAGGTTACTTGCATAG
- the tsaA gene encoding tRNA (N6-threonylcarbamoyladenosine(37)-N6)-methyltransferase TrmO has protein sequence MKRRICFEKIGLIKTPYTDKAPYQPFDDDAGEFRIIVDPEYKQGLRDLEKFAYIYVIYYIDHLTSRPLMSVIPPWTNGMSVGIFASRAPNRPNPVGISVVRLKRIVDNEIYISGIDVFNDTPLLDIKPYIRELDSKEDANYGWIDGLDGDGEHLMLHIRGVPHDF, from the coding sequence GTGAAACGACGTATTTGTTTCGAAAAAATAGGATTGATCAAAACACCTTATACGGATAAAGCACCTTATCAGCCTTTCGATGATGATGCGGGAGAGTTTCGGATTATTGTCGATCCCGAATATAAACAGGGGCTCCGCGATCTGGAAAAATTCGCCTATATTTATGTTATTTATTATATAGACCATCTGACATCGAGACCGCTGATGAGTGTAATTCCCCCATGGACAAACGGAATGAGTGTCGGTATTTTCGCGAGTAGAGCGCCGAATCGTCCGAACCCTGTCGGCATCAGTGTCGTCCGGTTGAAACGTATTGTCGATAACGAAATTTATATTTCCGGGATTGATGTTTTTAATGACACACCGTTGCTGGATATCAAGCCGTATATACGCGAACTAGATTCAAAGGAAGATGCCAATTACGGATGGATTGACGGACTCGATGGCGACGGAGAGCATCTTATGCTTCATATCAGGGGAGTGCCGCATGATTTTTAG
- a CDS encoding Na+/H+ antiporter subunit G, with the protein MNELIGHICLIVGLVFNFFGCVGLIRFPDIYNRLQAGTKCVTFGTIFILIGVMAFLGFSATGIKAILCLIFILITSPTAAHAISKGAHISGVRLWKKSVIDVYEEDTKKSS; encoded by the coding sequence ATGAATGAGCTGATAGGACATATATGCCTTATTGTCGGATTGGTTTTTAATTTTTTCGGGTGTGTGGGGCTTATAAGATTTCCCGATATCTATAACAGACTCCAGGCGGGAACGAAATGTGTCACATTCGGGACAATTTTTATCCTGATCGGGGTCATGGCCTTCCTGGGATTTTCGGCAACAGGGATCAAAGCGATACTCTGTCTCATTTTTATCCTCATCACCTCACCGACTGCCGCCCACGCCATTTCAAAGGGCGCCCATATTTCAGGTGTCAGACTCTGGAAAAAAAGTGTCATCGATGTCTACGAAGAGGATACGAAGAAATCCTCCTGA
- a CDS encoding cation:proton antiporter: MNAIYVIYFAVLGGCCFLCLIRILLGPTAPDRTVAIDILGIVIVGFCALLAVITKQDFYINIAIAWGLLSFIGTIALAKYLEGRGFDE, translated from the coding sequence ATGAATGCGATCTATGTGATATACTTTGCCGTTCTGGGTGGCTGTTGTTTTCTCTGCCTGATAAGGATTTTGTTGGGTCCGACGGCCCCCGACCGGACAGTGGCTATCGATATTTTGGGTATTGTCATAGTCGGATTCTGTGCGTTGCTGGCCGTCATCACAAAACAGGATTTTTATATCAATATCGCCATTGCATGGGGATTGCTGAGTTTTATCGGGACGATTGCCCTGGCAAAATACCTCGAAGGGAGGGGATTCGATGAATGA
- a CDS encoding Na+/H+ antiporter subunit E, which translates to MRKLALFIFSFIIWYLLTWPFDFTTRTLDWQMLIAGCIVSLLATIILGEVFRKHKHKRFVLLRYFWALAYIPVLFYYMLLANFDVLYRVVHPAMPINPGIVKVKTKLTTDTGKTALANSITLTPGTLTVDINSDGVIYVHCINIKETKTVEATQEIVGRFEKILVKIFE; encoded by the coding sequence ATGCGTAAGCTGGCATTATTTATATTTTCATTTATCATCTGGTATCTATTGACCTGGCCGTTTGATTTCACCACACGGACTTTGGATTGGCAGATGTTGATCGCGGGTTGTATCGTCTCGCTTCTTGCGACTATAATTCTGGGAGAAGTATTCAGGAAGCATAAGCACAAACGATTTGTTCTCCTGCGATATTTCTGGGCGCTTGCCTATATTCCGGTTCTTTTTTATTACATGCTGCTCGCGAACTTCGATGTTCTCTACCGGGTCGTTCATCCGGCCATGCCGATCAATCCCGGTATTGTCAAGGTGAAGACGAAACTCACTACCGATACCGGAAAAACGGCGCTGGCAAACTCGATAACGCTTACCCCCGGCACACTCACCGTGGATATAAACTCGGACGGTGTCATCTATGTGCATTGCATCAATATAAAGGAAACAAAAACGGTAGAAGCGACACAAGAAATCGTCGGCCGGTTCGAGAAAATTCTCGTAAAAATATTTGAATAA